A window of the Paralichthys olivaceus isolate ysfri-2021 chromosome 5, ASM2471397v2, whole genome shotgun sequence genome harbors these coding sequences:
- the nptxra gene encoding neuronal pentraxin receptor a: MVAFIGAVICIIAAVHTGSSRAAAAQQQPTTDNHSLYPDVVAQTPGGSAARPGSLGALHGSETPESVAPTFNMGLGGPGGVTGLTGHDPAVSRLICTPIPAGDCNPKNFQQQADDPSLYAGEDWGYLRTTAEELRQTVLQQKDQILTDQRTIRELTGKLSECEKGLDGAERRGSAAGLWGGTGAAEGTHLERIMVRDSPASAPDGAHLLTARAVDELEQAITQLKDRIEKLESDIGPFPHNQTDGSISGAPEEGGMSGGQERSADPGHKAGADRPWRMEDLEGELERKVELLEKERKALRLETEKHRQEIDRGLSKLQHRLSGLEEGVSGHSFPDGYRLSFPTRTNYMYAAVRHSIPKLRAFTLCLWLRPTEGGIGTPLSYAVPEQPNELVLLQGLHTPTELLINDKVAQLPLNLTRGSWQHICVSWSQKGGVWQAYQGGKLRGEGHALASGHHIRPGGVLILGQEQDSLGGGFDSSQALVGELSQVGLWDRVLSSSQVASLARCGRVAQGSVAPWTESGVRVYGGASKDPGEPCAKHSRSSQ, encoded by the exons ATGGTGGCCTTCATCGGAGCGGTTATCTGCATCATCGCGGCCGTCCACACCGGCTCCTCCAGGGCTGCCGCGGCACAGCAGCAGCCTACGACCGACAACCACTCGCTGTATCCGGACGTGGTGGCGCAGACTCCCGGGGGCTCCGCGGCCAGGCCCGGGTCTCTGGGCGCTCTCCATGGTTCTGAAACACCCGAGTCGGTGGCTCCCACTTTCAACATGGGGCTCGGTGGACCGGGGGGGGTCACCGGGCTCACCGGACACGACCCGGCGGTCAGCAGACTGATCTGCACGCCGATCCCCGCCGGGGACTGCAACCCGAAAAACTTTCAGCAACAAGCGGACGACCCGTCGCTGTACGCCGGCGAGGATTGGGGCTACCTCCGCACCACCGCGGAGGAGCTCCGGCAGACCGTCCTGCAGCAGAAAGACCAGATACTGACCGACCAGAGGACCATCCGAGAGCTGACGGGGAAACTATCCGAGTGTGAGAAGGGGCTGGACGGCGCGGAGAGACGCGGGAGCGCTGCTGGGCTGTGGGGCGGCACAGGCGCGGCGGAGGGGACGCACCTGGAGCGGATCATGGTGCGGGACAGCCCGGCGTCTGCGCCCGACGGTGCCCACCTGCTCACCGCCAGGGCTGTTGATGAGCTGGAGCAGGCGATCACTCAGCTCAAAGACCGCATAGAGAAACTGGAG TCAGACATTGGCCCATTTCCTCACAACCAGACGGACGGCAGTATTTCAGGAGCGCCAGAGGAAGGCGGGATGTCTGGCGGCCAAGAGAGGTCGGCAGATCCCGGGCACAAAGCTGGTGCTGACAGGCCCTGGAGGATGGAAGACTTGGagggagagctggagaggaaggtggagctgctggagaaagagagaaaagcccTCAGGCTGGAAACTGAGAAACACAGGCAGGAAATCGACCGAGGCCTCAGTAAACTGCAGCACCGACTCTCAGGACTGGAGGAAG GTGTCTCTGGACATTCCTTCCCTGACGGCTACAGACTGTCCTTCCCAACACGGACAAACTACATGTACGCTGCTGTGAGACACTCCATCCCGAAGCTGCGGGCCTTCACCCTCTGTCTGTGGCTGCGGCCCACAGAGGGAGGCATCGGGACGCCTCTGTCTTACGCTGTCCCCGAGCAGCCCAATGAACTGGTGCTGCTGCAAGGCCTGCACACCCCCACAGAGTTACTCATCAATGACAAG GTGGCGCAGTTACCTCTGAACCTCACCCGAGGCAGCTGGCAGCACATCTGTGTGAGCTGGAGCCAGAAGGGGGGAGTCTGGCAGGCCTACCAGGGGGGAAAGCTGAGGGGCGAGGGGCACGCGCTGGCCAGCGGACATCACATCAGACCTGGGGGAGTCCTCATACTGGGGCAGGAGcag gATTCCCTCGGGGGAGGATTTGACTCATCCCAGGCTCTGGTTGGAGAGTTGTCTCAGGTGGGCCTCTGGGACCGGGTCCTGTCCTCGAGCCAGGTGGCCAGCTTGGCTCGCTGTGGCAGAGTCGCCCAGGGGAGCGTGGCCCCCTGGACGGAGAGCGGGGTTAGGGTTTATGGCGGAGCCAGCAAGGACCCGGGGGAGCCGTGTGCTAAACACAGCAGGAGCTCTCAGTGA
- the baiap2l2a gene encoding BAR/IMD domain-containing adapter protein 2-like 2 isoform X2, translating into MSSTQACRNWFHWETATPELSRLWRKQARPTSERCQRSERRLSKPRPRAPSEMSCFRSLRAKEESRWSWMESSAGSVWRFCRRWTTTRNHYEMEVHNLRRGNYRDCSVYMQFLRDSHEEALKEEERRYRFLAEKHCGMIQSIAQFVNKIGRSLQQRADIWTEEVNATRQPEARRPAAVENTVRQEEVRRSREEQPLGKIPSRAPSPQGSIYRSAADSVGGGAAGERSTRALVSHQPAGAHHTLLPFTRGEIITVMVQQSRNGWLYGRSDSSSRQGWFPASFVEPVDDPPKSTSSRNSTLRGSSSSSSLYDQWGSSSQSGAAPPPAPPPPPPLSLSSNRHSDMQPITPTTPTPNRQDESNNRRSQPHASQPELFPRGTNPFATVKLRPTTTNDKSSPRLERR; encoded by the exons ATGAGTTCAACCCAGGCCTGCAGAAATTGGTTTCACTGGGAAACAGCTACACCCGAGCTTTCAAGG CTCTGGCGGAAACAAGCGAGGCCTACTTCAGAGCGCTGTCAAAGATCGGAGAGAAGGCTTTCAAAACCGCGTCCTCGCGCTCCCTCg GAGATGTCCTGCTTCAGATCTCTGAGAGCCAAAGAAGAATCACGTTGGAGCTGGATGGAGTC TTCCGCTGGTTCAGTGTGGAGGTTCTGCAGGAGATGGACAACAAC CAGGAATCATTACGAGATGGAAGTCCACAACCTGAGGAGAGGAAACTACAGG GACTGTTCAGTGTACATGCAGTTCCTCAGGGATAGCCACGAAGAggctctgaaggaggaggagaggagatacCGCTTCCTGGCTGAGAAACACTGTGGAATGATACAGTCCATCGCCCAGTTCGTGAATAAG ataGGTCGGTCTCTCCAGCAGAGAGCTGATATCTGGACAGAAGAGGTGAACGCCACCAGACAACCTGAAGCCAGACGTCCCGCTGCTGTGGAGAACACT gtgaggcaggaggaggtcagaaggagcagagaggagcagcccCTCGGAAAAATACCATCAAGGG CCCCGTCTCCCCAGGGAAGCATTTATCGCTCTGCGGCAGACTCGGTGGGAGGTGGTGCCGCTGGAGAAAGATCTACAAGGGCCCTGGTTTCCCACCAACCTGCTGGCGCCCACCACACCTTGCTGCCCTTCACCAGGGGAGAGATAATCACTGTGATGGTCCAGCAGTCGAGGAACGGCTGGTTGTACGGACGATCTGACAGCAGCTCACG TCAGGGATGGTTTCCAGCCTCATTTGTGGAACCGGTGGATGATCCTCCCAAGTCGACCAGCTCCAG AAACTCAACCCTccgaggcagcagcagcagcagcagcctgtacGACCAATGGGGGAGCAGCAGCCAGAGCGGAGCCGCGCCCCCTCCCGCTCCGCCGCCACCGCCGCCATTGTCACTGTCCTCGAATAGACACTCTGACATGCAACCGATCACTCCAACAACGCCCACTCCCAACAGGCAGGATGAGTCAAACAACAGG agatCACAACCACACGCTTCACAGCCCGAGCTCTTCCCGAG GGGAACCAATCCATTTGCAACAGTGAAGCTGAGGCCCACCACCACCAACGACAAATCGAGTCCACGGCTTGAACGCAGATGA
- the baiap2l2a gene encoding BAR/IMD domain-containing adapter protein 2-like 2 isoform X1: protein MSRMNSDQLHSSTLGIYSHLTDEFNPGLQKLVSLGNSYTRAFKALAETSEAYFRALSKIGEKAFKTASSRSLGDVLLQISESQRRITLELDGVFRWFSVEVLQEMDNNVRLDQDYISDSRNHYEMEVHNLRRGNYRDCSVYMQFLRDSHEEALKEEERRYRFLAEKHCGMIQSIAQFVNKIGRSLQQRADIWTEEVNATRQPEARRPAAVENTVRQEEVRRSREEQPLGKIPSRAPSPQGSIYRSAADSVGGGAAGERSTRALVSHQPAGAHHTLLPFTRGEIITVMVQQSRNGWLYGRSDSSSRQGWFPASFVEPVDDPPKSTSSRNSTLRGSSSSSSLYDQWGSSSQSGAAPPPAPPPPPPLSLSSNRHSDMQPITPTTPTPNRQDESNNRRSQPHASQPELFPRGTNPFATVKLRPTTTNDKSSPRLERR from the exons ATGTCGAGGATGAATAGTGATCAGCTACATTCCTCCACCTTGGGGATTTACTCG CACCTGACGGATGAGTTCAACCCAGGCCTGCAGAAATTGGTTTCACTGGGAAACAGCTACACCCGAGCTTTCAAGG CTCTGGCGGAAACAAGCGAGGCCTACTTCAGAGCGCTGTCAAAGATCGGAGAGAAGGCTTTCAAAACCGCGTCCTCGCGCTCCCTCg GAGATGTCCTGCTTCAGATCTCTGAGAGCCAAAGAAGAATCACGTTGGAGCTGGATGGAGTC TTCCGCTGGTTCAGTGTGGAGGTTCTGCAGGAGATGGACAACAACGTTAGACTGGACCAAGATTACATCTCA GACAGCAGGAATCATTACGAGATGGAAGTCCACAACCTGAGGAGAGGAAACTACAGG GACTGTTCAGTGTACATGCAGTTCCTCAGGGATAGCCACGAAGAggctctgaaggaggaggagaggagatacCGCTTCCTGGCTGAGAAACACTGTGGAATGATACAGTCCATCGCCCAGTTCGTGAATAAG ataGGTCGGTCTCTCCAGCAGAGAGCTGATATCTGGACAGAAGAGGTGAACGCCACCAGACAACCTGAAGCCAGACGTCCCGCTGCTGTGGAGAACACT gtgaggcaggaggaggtcagaaggagcagagaggagcagcccCTCGGAAAAATACCATCAAGGG CCCCGTCTCCCCAGGGAAGCATTTATCGCTCTGCGGCAGACTCGGTGGGAGGTGGTGCCGCTGGAGAAAGATCTACAAGGGCCCTGGTTTCCCACCAACCTGCTGGCGCCCACCACACCTTGCTGCCCTTCACCAGGGGAGAGATAATCACTGTGATGGTCCAGCAGTCGAGGAACGGCTGGTTGTACGGACGATCTGACAGCAGCTCACG TCAGGGATGGTTTCCAGCCTCATTTGTGGAACCGGTGGATGATCCTCCCAAGTCGACCAGCTCCAG AAACTCAACCCTccgaggcagcagcagcagcagcagcctgtacGACCAATGGGGGAGCAGCAGCCAGAGCGGAGCCGCGCCCCCTCCCGCTCCGCCGCCACCGCCGCCATTGTCACTGTCCTCGAATAGACACTCTGACATGCAACCGATCACTCCAACAACGCCCACTCCCAACAGGCAGGATGAGTCAAACAACAGG agatCACAACCACACGCTTCACAGCCCGAGCTCTTCCCGAG GGGAACCAATCCATTTGCAACAGTGAAGCTGAGGCCCACCACCACCAACGACAAATCGAGTCCACGGCTTGAACGCAGATGA